In the Candidatus Electrothrix rattekaaiensis genome, one interval contains:
- a CDS encoding metallophosphoesterase — MSSSTLFFLRFLTVVLGVLAFMHYYFWRRMVKDLGFSRPIQRFGTGTVIALFLLLPISHILAKQFSFHQLFPLLWVAYLWLGVLMLFFFFFLFTDSLKVFYYAVCRLFPRKQNPPDLSRRRFLARTLAASASVSVFGISAFGVKKCLDPPTVNRLPVNISGLPPGFKGFSIVQISDIHIGGMSMRAELAEIVAIVNSLQPDLVAITGDLVDGDAAELAIELAPLAKLTARHGVFFVTGNHEYYSDVEKWLPEIERLGITVLNNSKTEIRQGEDTFILAGVTDYNAGRFGKQYAPNYAKALEGIPKTSKVILLAHQPRAVKEAAQYEVDLLLSGHMHGGQIWPFNYLSPLQQPYLKGFYQHKKTLIYVNQGTGYWGPPMRVGTYKEITQFILS; from the coding sequence ATGTCTTCCTCCACTCTTTTTTTTCTCCGTTTCCTGACTGTCGTCCTCGGCGTCCTTGCTTTTATGCATTACTACTTTTGGCGACGCATGGTAAAGGATCTCGGCTTCAGCCGTCCTATTCAACGATTTGGTACAGGAACAGTTATCGCTCTTTTTCTCCTCTTGCCGATTTCCCATATCCTAGCAAAACAGTTTTCCTTTCACCAGCTCTTTCCTCTGTTATGGGTTGCCTATCTCTGGCTCGGTGTCCTGATGCTTTTCTTTTTCTTCTTCCTGTTCACGGACAGTCTGAAAGTTTTTTATTATGCTGTTTGCCGCCTTTTCCCAAGAAAACAGAATCCCCCTGATCTGAGTCGGAGACGCTTTCTTGCCCGAACTCTTGCCGCTTCCGCCTCTGTATCGGTATTCGGTATTTCGGCCTTTGGTGTCAAAAAATGCCTTGATCCGCCCACGGTCAACCGGCTGCCCGTTAACATATCAGGACTGCCGCCCGGTTTTAAAGGATTCTCCATTGTGCAGATATCAGATATTCACATAGGTGGCATGTCTATGCGAGCTGAACTCGCTGAGATCGTCGCAATCGTGAACAGCCTACAGCCTGATCTTGTTGCCATAACAGGAGATTTAGTTGACGGCGATGCCGCTGAACTCGCCATCGAGCTTGCTCCTTTGGCCAAACTTACAGCCCGGCACGGCGTATTTTTTGTCACTGGAAATCACGAGTACTACAGCGACGTAGAAAAATGGCTCCCTGAAATAGAGCGGCTGGGCATCACGGTCCTCAACAATAGCAAAACAGAAATACGGCAGGGAGAGGATACGTTCATCCTCGCAGGAGTAACAGATTATAATGCAGGAAGATTCGGCAAGCAATACGCTCCGAATTATGCAAAGGCTTTAGAAGGGATTCCCAAAACAAGCAAAGTTATTCTCCTGGCTCATCAGCCCAGAGCTGTTAAGGAGGCAGCTCAATACGAGGTGGATCTTCTTCTTTCCGGGCATATGCACGGCGGCCAGATCTGGCCCTTTAACTATCTGAGCCCGTTGCAGCAGCCCTATCTGAAGGGATTTTACCAACACAAGAAAACCCTGATCTACGTCAATCAAGGTACAGGATACTGGGGTCCACCCATGCGAGTCGGCACATATAAAGAAATCACCCAGTTTATCCTGAGCTGA
- a CDS encoding Uma2 family endonuclease, whose translation MDWAAVINNPFLKDLPFKIELNKWGQILMSPASNNHGRHQFNVGDRIKTDKKGRGQVIMECSIQTDQGVKVADVAWVSDAFIQEHGFTTPYAIAPEICVEIISPSNSKGEIEEKIKLYLTKGAHEVWIVNNDGKVRYYTAQGEIAASSEVPNNPM comes from the coding sequence ATGGATTGGGCCGCAGTCATCAACAATCCCTTTCTGAAAGACTTGCCGTTCAAGATCGAACTCAATAAATGGGGTCAGATATTGATGAGCCCGGCAAGCAACAATCACGGGCGGCATCAGTTCAATGTCGGTGACAGGATAAAAACCGACAAAAAAGGGCGCGGTCAGGTTATCATGGAATGCTCAATCCAAACCGACCAAGGGGTGAAAGTGGCGGATGTGGCTTGGGTCAGTGATGCGTTCATTCAAGAACACGGCTTTACCACCCCGTATGCAATTGCGCCGGAAATCTGCGTTGAAATCATTTCACCCTCCAACTCAAAGGGTGAAATTGAAGAGAAAATCAAATTATATCTCACCAAGGGTGCTCATGAGGTCTGGATTGTCAACAATGATGGTAAGGTTCGATATTACACAGCGCAAGGTGAAATCGCTGCGTCCTCGGAAGTCCCCAACAATCCTATGTAA
- a CDS encoding RHS repeat-associated core domain-containing protein: protein MRYLFIITALFTFLSNPASSALVKFKYDQAGNMTSEQGKYYEYNDANQLVRVRKDSPTGEILAEYVYDYQGQRVKKIENGVTTYYIGKHYEERKGATVDEKTSYFFANSQRIAKSSQKNKAPPEVSYYLNNHLGSADVVINEQGVQTDRLRYLPFGGYRTYPQERHTFTGKERDEVTDNYYFEARYYNSNIRRFTQADTIIPDLYDPQSLNRYAYTLNNPLKYIDPTGHNAAKAHLTEAEKAELLIKIEYQNKEIRKAERWSNFLDSSYIACEVVSKVGDMSLSILGGDVPGLVDAGAEAIYTQQKFMGWVDIDASTDLNLMEISASALEDKGFDGAAKNIRVTEDLYNKAQPVLDAVDLAKAKKKFFKAPMDTFKGGGPVSKGAMRSMWDDMAESQLSFTTGLTNYIKSFKKDENEK from the coding sequence ATGCGTTATCTTTTCATCATAACGGCTCTCTTTACTTTTCTCAGTAATCCGGCCAGCTCCGCCCTGGTAAAATTCAAGTACGACCAAGCCGGAAACATGACTTCCGAGCAGGGGAAGTACTATGAATACAACGATGCCAATCAGCTCGTCCGGGTCAGAAAAGATTCTCCCACCGGGGAAATTCTTGCTGAATATGTTTACGATTATCAGGGCCAGCGGGTTAAAAAGATAGAAAACGGGGTCACCACCTATTACATCGGCAAGCATTACGAGGAGAGAAAAGGGGCAACGGTTGATGAAAAAACCAGCTATTTCTTTGCCAACAGTCAGCGAATCGCCAAGAGTTCCCAGAAGAACAAAGCTCCGCCAGAGGTAAGCTATTATCTGAATAACCATCTTGGTAGTGCTGATGTCGTCATTAATGAACAAGGCGTTCAAACAGACAGACTCAGGTATTTACCTTTCGGCGGATATCGCACCTACCCGCAAGAAAGGCACACCTTTACCGGCAAGGAAAGGGATGAAGTAACTGACAATTACTACTTTGAAGCCCGGTATTATAATTCGAATATCAGAAGGTTTACTCAGGCTGATACGATTATTCCTGATTTGTATGATCCGCAGAGTTTGAATCGATATGCTTATACGCTCAACAATCCGCTGAAATATATTGATCCAACGGGTCATAACGCAGCAAAAGCACATCTAACTGAGGCAGAAAAAGCAGAACTACTAATAAAGATAGAATATCAAAATAAAGAAATAAGAAAAGCTGAAAGATGGTCTAACTTCCTAGATTCTAGTTATATAGCATGTGAAGTGGTAAGTAAAGTCGGCGATATGTCATTATCTATACTTGGTGGAGATGTGCCGGGGCTAGTAGATGCTGGGGCAGAGGCAATATATACACAACAAAAATTTATGGGATGGGTGGATATTGATGCGTCAACCGATTTGAATTTAATGGAAATATCGGCTTCCGCTTTAGAAGATAAAGGGTTTGATGGTGCTGCAAAAAATATAAGAGTAACGGAAGACCTTTATAACAAAGCTCAACCAGTTTTGGATGCCGTAGATCTTGCTAAGGCTAAAAAGAAATTTTTTAAAGCCCCAATGGATACATTTAAAGGGGGCGGTCCAGTAAGCAAAGGAGCAATGCGTAGTATGTGGGATGATATGGCAGAGTCCCAGCTTAGTTTTACCACAGGACTGACTAATTATATAAAATCTTTTAAAAAAGACGAGAATGAAAAGTAA
- a CDS encoding AMIN domain-containing protein, with the protein MLKNISAVTFALVFLLFHSWQAMAAQKVIEDINFESPGNGEERIVFKLNGTYIPKIFTLQGKQPRVVFDFQDTTAAKMINNIINTNGELIKRIRVGIHKGDNPKTRVVLDLRPNKNINIRQDFDNKEQALVISIHYAGSKTRTDKQKPAEKIVPASEEQQAAPEDSPVTAAVPPAQPKEKQEQEPVVAEAEVKPEPVVQKAEEKPPVTEEEKPQAVKAAEQMPPEEVKEAAVEEDAGVPTLTSVTFDNHSNRGEMVLFKLNEFHPPIVFGIEEGTPRVVCDFKDTAVAKDIPDSLKTAGKYIQQIRVGNNKGEKKVRVVLDLVPNYSYDLQQVFFKEENLFVIIINTLGNAPAGDPSDLLK; encoded by the coding sequence ATGCTTAAAAATATCTCAGCGGTGACCTTCGCTCTTGTCTTTCTGCTTTTCCACAGCTGGCAGGCAATGGCCGCCCAAAAGGTGATCGAAGACATTAACTTTGAATCCCCCGGCAACGGAGAAGAACGAATCGTTTTCAAACTGAACGGCACCTATATCCCGAAAATATTCACTCTGCAAGGGAAACAACCCCGAGTGGTCTTTGATTTTCAGGATACAACCGCCGCCAAGATGATCAACAACATCATCAACACCAACGGCGAGCTGATCAAACGCATCCGGGTCGGCATCCACAAAGGTGATAACCCCAAAACACGGGTCGTGCTCGACCTCCGGCCCAATAAGAATATCAATATCCGCCAGGACTTTGACAATAAAGAACAAGCCTTGGTGATTTCGATCCATTACGCCGGTTCAAAGACACGAACAGACAAACAGAAGCCTGCCGAAAAGATTGTTCCGGCCTCCGAGGAACAACAGGCTGCGCCGGAGGATTCCCCCGTCACAGCGGCTGTACCACCTGCGCAACCGAAAGAGAAGCAGGAGCAGGAGCCTGTTGTAGCAGAGGCAGAGGTGAAACCGGAGCCGGTCGTACAGAAGGCAGAAGAAAAACCTCCCGTAACAGAAGAAGAGAAGCCGCAGGCAGTTAAAGCAGCTGAGCAGATGCCACCTGAGGAGGTAAAGGAGGCTGCTGTAGAGGAAGACGCTGGTGTACCCACTCTGACTTCCGTCACCTTTGACAATCACTCCAACCGGGGCGAGATGGTACTTTTCAAGCTTAACGAATTTCACCCCCCTATTGTCTTTGGCATTGAAGAAGGAACCCCGAGGGTGGTCTGTGATTTCAAGGACACCGCAGTGGCAAAGGATATCCCGGACAGCCTGAAAACAGCGGGTAAATACATTCAGCAAATCCGAGTCGGCAATAACAAAGGGGAGAAAAAGGTGCGGGTGGTCCTGGATCTGGTCCCCAATTACAGCTATGATCTGCAACAGGTCTTTTTTAAGGAAGAAAATCTCTTTGTGATTATCATCAATACCCTGGGCAACGCGCCTGCCGGTGATCCCTCAGATCTCCTCAAATAA
- a CDS encoding tetratricopeptide repeat protein produces the protein MSLLLLALITGLAGCGQHRAVDHKSREPAAPVRKDVRRDIRKDKPVDSSTRKSRKESRKESRKESQEDKGCSYFHFLWGRHAELAAEYEKALASYEKSLQCNPEAEFVLRKVPLLLLRLDRGEEAVLRLKQYLVHHPEDTISRMLLAKVYIRQGEFQKAAAQYRKIHQLDTQDTTSLLLLSELYLAENKYDLAKTALRDVLGVDSRSYSAHLLLARLLVTEEDFEAGQRHYEQALDITWSEGLQLELADVLTRQKKYGQAVALYQELLQHDEQNEEAQIALVHLYLLQGKEHKAMKELQRLKKSIKNQEVAELTIIRLHARWKEYEKAIALLEEFLQKHERSEARYLLAALRFQEGQYEKVLLDLEKVGPETKEYEDSLFLLVRTLKKLNRHQQAVQVLESALDQEEERTPDLYILLAGIYQFSGQQEQCRNTFLRALEEYSEDEQVLYEYGLFLDYVGEQGPALEIMERIVAMDTEHAGALNYVGYTWADKRENLPEAQQYISRAVKLKPDNGYIRDSLGWVHYQQGEYEKARDVLEMAVKLVPDDPAILDHLAETYLALGVPEKAKETWRKALELYREYRKEQGGKGIEDQECKRRIQGKINRLEKGESK, from the coding sequence ATGAGCTTGCTCCTGCTTGCTCTTATCACCGGACTTGCCGGATGTGGTCAGCACAGGGCTGTTGATCATAAATCACGGGAACCTGCGGCTCCAGTCAGGAAGGATGTCAGGAGGGATATCAGAAAGGATAAGCCCGTTGACTCTTCCACGCGGAAGAGTCGGAAAGAGAGTCGGAAAGAGAGCCGGAAAGAGAGCCAGGAAGATAAGGGATGCAGCTATTTTCACTTTCTCTGGGGACGCCATGCTGAATTGGCGGCAGAGTATGAAAAGGCACTTGCCTCGTACGAAAAATCCTTGCAATGCAATCCAGAAGCGGAATTTGTGCTGCGCAAGGTGCCTCTCCTCCTCCTGCGCCTCGATCGTGGTGAGGAGGCTGTTCTCCGCTTGAAGCAGTATCTCGTTCATCACCCGGAAGATACCATATCCAGAATGTTGCTGGCCAAGGTGTATATCCGTCAAGGTGAGTTCCAAAAGGCAGCTGCTCAGTACCGGAAAATTCATCAGTTGGACACGCAAGATACCACCTCATTGCTCTTGCTCAGTGAGCTGTATCTTGCCGAAAATAAATATGATCTGGCCAAAACAGCCCTTCGTGACGTATTGGGTGTTGATAGCCGTTCATACTCGGCCCATCTCCTCTTGGCACGTCTTCTGGTTACTGAGGAGGATTTTGAAGCCGGTCAACGACATTACGAGCAGGCCCTTGATATCACTTGGTCTGAAGGATTGCAGCTGGAATTGGCTGATGTCCTGACTCGGCAGAAAAAATATGGCCAAGCTGTTGCGTTGTATCAGGAACTTCTGCAACATGATGAGCAGAACGAGGAGGCACAGATCGCTCTTGTTCATTTGTATCTGTTACAAGGAAAAGAGCATAAGGCGATGAAAGAGTTGCAGCGCCTGAAAAAAAGCATCAAAAATCAGGAAGTAGCCGAATTAACCATTATTCGACTTCATGCTCGTTGGAAGGAGTATGAAAAGGCGATTGCCTTGCTTGAAGAATTTCTTCAAAAACATGAGCGGTCCGAGGCCCGTTATCTGCTTGCAGCCCTTCGATTCCAGGAAGGGCAATACGAAAAGGTTTTGTTGGATCTTGAAAAGGTCGGACCTGAGACAAAGGAATATGAGGATAGTCTTTTCTTGCTGGTACGAACTCTGAAGAAACTGAATCGGCATCAACAGGCTGTGCAGGTTCTGGAATCTGCTCTTGACCAAGAAGAAGAGCGTACTCCGGATTTGTACATTCTCCTTGCTGGTATTTATCAGTTTAGTGGGCAGCAAGAGCAGTGTCGCAACACTTTTCTTCGTGCCCTTGAGGAGTATTCTGAGGATGAGCAGGTGCTGTATGAGTATGGCTTGTTCCTTGATTACGTCGGAGAGCAGGGTCCGGCCCTGGAAATCATGGAGCGAATTGTTGCAATGGATACAGAACATGCTGGGGCTTTGAATTATGTCGGCTATACCTGGGCTGACAAGAGGGAGAACTTGCCCGAGGCCCAGCAGTATATCTCCCGCGCGGTAAAACTGAAACCTGATAACGGCTATATTCGTGATAGCCTTGGTTGGGTACATTATCAACAGGGTGAATATGAAAAAGCCAGAGATGTTTTAGAAATGGCTGTGAAGTTAGTACCCGATGATCCGGCAATCCTTGATCATTTGGCAGAGACCTATCTGGCCTTGGGGGTTCCTGAAAAGGCCAAGGAAACTTGGCGCAAGGCCCTGGAGCTGTATCGGGAATACAGAAAGGAGCAGGGCGGAAAGGGAATCGAAGATCAGGAATGTAAGCGTCGTATACAGGGAAAAATTAATCGTCTTGAAAAGGGAGAAAGTAAATGA
- a CDS encoding RHS repeat-associated core domain-containing protein, with protein sequence MDMHGKSSSSFRRFCSSLQTLFLCLPCFLLAVLAAPAESALIKFEYDAAGNMVSEQGKYYEYNDANQLVRVRKDSPDGEILAEYVYDYQGQRVKKVENGVTTYYIGKHYEERKGATVDEKTSYFFANSQRIAKSSQKNKASPQISYYLNNHLGSADVIIDEQGSQTDRLRYLPFGGYRTLPKERHTFTGKERDEVTDNYYFEARYYNYNIRRFTQADTIVPNLYDPQSLNRYAYALNNPAKYIDPTGHASCQCTQEGYVCDDGKQAVTYQQFLADTKGMTLSEVRKSIKNAPYRNVYDPKDGTFIDMQHFLIIGQYGSDFDPNLDRLANMYNMSGFISDIDNSKIGIAARKIFAGEEWENATVVSDIGLEVYQGIMGYGGSFLFKEAVITDAIGLSKNATPGLVTGNRRSAFSSSDIPSDAKGRNWYGSSPTETNWRTSFDTFFKGRY encoded by the coding sequence ATGGATATGCACGGAAAGAGTTCCAGCTCATTCCGTAGGTTCTGCTCTTCTTTGCAGACCCTCTTTCTTTGCCTGCCCTGTTTTCTCCTCGCTGTCCTCGCCGCCCCAGCCGAATCCGCCCTTATAAAATTCGAGTACGATGCTGCCGGAAACATGGTTTCCGAGCAGGGCAAATACTATGAATACAACGATGCCAATCAGCTCGTCCGGGTCAGAAAAGATTCTCCTGACGGAGAAATTCTTGCTGAATACGTGTATGACTACCAAGGCCAGCGGGTCAAGAAGGTTGAAAACGGGGTCACCACCTATTACATCGGCAAGCATTACGAGGAGAGAAAAGGAGCGACTGTTGATGAAAAGACCAGTTATTTCTTTGCCAACAGTCAGCGAATAGCCAAGAGTTCGCAGAAGAACAAAGCATCTCCTCAAATAAGCTATTACCTGAACAACCATCTCGGCAGTGCCGATGTCATCATTGATGAACAGGGCAGCCAAACAGACAGACTCAGATATCTCCCCTTCGGTGGCTACCGAACCCTTCCCAAAGAACGACATACCTTTACCGGCAAAGAACGGGACGAAGTAACAGATAATTATTACTTTGAAGCCCGGTATTACAATTACAATATTAGAAGATTTACGCAGGCTGATACGATTGTTCCTAATTTGTATGATCCGCAGAGTTTGAATCGGTATGCTTATGCACTTAATAACCCGGCAAAATACATTGATCCTACAGGGCATGCATCGTGTCAATGCACACAGGAAGGATATGTTTGTGATGATGGTAAACAAGCAGTTACGTACCAACAATTTTTAGCTGATACTAAAGGAATGACCTTGTCCGAAGTCAGGAAAAGTATAAAAAATGCGCCATATAGAAATGTTTATGACCCCAAAGATGGGACGTTTATTGATATGCAACATTTTTTGATAATTGGACAGTATGGTAGCGATTTTGATCCTAATTTAGATCGCCTTGCTAACATGTATAATATGTCAGGCTTTATAAGTGATATAGATAATAGTAAAATTGGAATTGCAGCACGGAAAATTTTTGCTGGTGAAGAATGGGAAAACGCAACTGTTGTCTCTGATATTGGTTTAGAAGTTTATCAAGGAATAATGGGATATGGAGGCTCTTTCTTATTTAAAGAAGCTGTTATAACAGATGCTATTGGACTCTCCAAAAATGCAACACCAGGACTCGTTACTGGTAATCGCAGAAGTGCATTTTCATCTTCAGATATTCCTTCTGATGCTAAAGGGAGAAACTGGTATGGTTCTAGTCCTACAGAGACAAACTGGCGTACATCGTTTGATACTTTTTTCAAAGGAAGATATTAG